Proteins encoded in a region of the Flavobacterium sp. MDT1-60 genome:
- a CDS encoding HlyD family secretion protein, whose product MEKKKTNTKFIIILTVLVLLGGTYGISKYLHGQAHEETDDAQIEKKMNPIIPRVSGYISKVYVKDNDFVKKGDTLFTIDKRDYQLKIDEANAALLGAEGQYEAAKADIGSAYASISVSDANMRSASGSIESAKIRLRQLTNDFNRYNNLYKTHTITKQQFEQAQTAKEEAENQVRVLEQQQRASSYQKSVIESKSKASDKQTEVAAANIKRAKTMLDVAHLNLSYTVVTAAIDGQVSKVDIQPGQLVQPGQSLFYIINNNEAWVVANFKETQLNKMIVGQKVSLKVDAYPNYEFKGTLTSFSPATGSRFSLLPPDNATGNFVKTIQRLPVKISLDESNDPEKVKLLRPGMNVDVDVHLK is encoded by the coding sequence ATGGAAAAGAAAAAAACAAATACTAAATTCATCATTATACTAACCGTTTTGGTTTTATTGGGAGGAACTTACGGAATATCAAAATACTTACACGGACAGGCTCACGAAGAAACGGATGATGCTCAGATTGAGAAAAAAATGAATCCAATTATTCCAAGAGTATCTGGATATATCAGCAAAGTGTATGTAAAAGATAACGACTTTGTAAAAAAAGGAGATACGCTGTTTACTATCGATAAGAGAGATTATCAATTGAAGATTGACGAAGCAAATGCTGCATTATTAGGCGCTGAAGGGCAATACGAAGCTGCAAAAGCGGATATTGGAAGTGCATACGCAAGTATCTCAGTGTCTGATGCCAATATGAGATCTGCAAGTGGTTCTATCGAAAGTGCAAAAATCAGATTGAGACAACTTACAAACGATTTCAACCGTTACAACAATTTGTACAAAACACATACCATTACAAAACAACAATTTGAGCAGGCTCAGACTGCAAAAGAAGAAGCTGAAAATCAAGTACGTGTTTTAGAACAACAACAAAGAGCAAGTTCTTACCAAAAATCGGTAATTGAATCTAAATCTAAAGCTTCTGACAAACAAACAGAAGTTGCAGCAGCAAACATTAAAAGAGCAAAAACGATGTTGGATGTTGCGCACTTAAATCTTAGTTATACAGTTGTAACTGCTGCTATTGATGGTCAGGTTTCTAAAGTTGATATTCAACCAGGACAATTGGTTCAGCCAGGACAATCTTTATTTTATATCATCAATAATAATGAAGCCTGGGTTGTTGCTAACTTTAAAGAAACGCAATTAAACAAAATGATTGTCGGACAAAAAGTAAGCTTAAAAGTAGATGCGTACCCAAACTACGAATTTAAAGGTACTCTAACTTCATTTTCACCGGCTACAGGATCTCGTTTTTCATTATTACCGCCAGATAATGCAACAGGAAACTTCGTAAAAACAATTCAGAGATTACCAGTCAAAATTAGCTTAGATGAATCAAACGATCCTGAAAAAGTAAAATTATTGAGACCAGGAATGAATGTTGATGTAGACGTACACTTGAAATAA
- a CDS encoding TolC family protein has protein sequence MKINPLLLFGIFFIGISSIEAQEKTSLTLDEAVKLAWEKSNEVTLANTKVNTKKYELQDVKNNQYPDLKISGQYQRLTKASIDMHNNGDEASAEPMPSPDQAMFGQASLSLPIFAGFKIQNSIKASDNLYEAESAYAAKTKEDVALRVITYYTALYKAQKTLDLLNENQKQAKQRVTDFTELEKNGIIPRNDLLKAQLLVSKTQLNIDEANNNINNINYYLTTLLKLDPGVKLSVNEADFFNLKTTNAPTSDVSALENRKDLEAIRFQQKASEANIKIAKAGYYPSLALLGGYTALDLKDFITVKYAMNFGVGLSYDLSGIYKNNAHVKEAESRALEVKNTEAIMTDRIKIEVQKSIEDYDLAINQSVVYDEALQQASENYRLVKDKFDNGLSDTNDLVEADVEHLSAKINTALSKATIIQKYYELLSVSGQLSQSFNLSKI, from the coding sequence ATGAAAATTAATCCATTATTGCTCTTTGGTATTTTCTTCATTGGAATCTCATCAATAGAAGCACAAGAGAAAACAAGTTTAACCTTAGACGAAGCCGTAAAACTGGCTTGGGAAAAAAGTAACGAAGTTACGCTTGCCAACACTAAGGTAAACACAAAAAAATACGAATTACAAGACGTTAAAAATAATCAGTATCCTGATTTAAAAATTTCAGGGCAATACCAAAGATTGACAAAAGCCTCAATTGACATGCACAATAACGGCGATGAAGCAAGTGCTGAACCAATGCCATCTCCGGATCAGGCAATGTTTGGTCAGGCAAGTCTTAGCCTGCCTATATTTGCGGGATTTAAAATCCAAAACAGCATAAAAGCATCAGATAATTTATATGAGGCCGAAAGTGCTTATGCCGCTAAAACAAAAGAAGATGTTGCTTTACGTGTAATTACGTATTATACTGCATTATACAAAGCACAAAAAACATTAGATCTTTTAAACGAAAATCAAAAGCAGGCTAAACAGCGTGTAACTGATTTTACGGAATTAGAGAAAAACGGAATCATTCCAAGAAATGATTTATTAAAAGCACAATTATTGGTTTCAAAAACACAATTAAATATTGATGAAGCAAATAACAACATCAACAATATTAATTATTATCTGACGACTTTGCTAAAATTAGATCCAGGCGTTAAACTAAGTGTTAATGAAGCTGACTTTTTTAATTTAAAAACAACCAATGCTCCAACATCTGATGTATCAGCACTTGAAAACAGAAAAGATTTAGAGGCTATTCGTTTCCAACAAAAAGCGAGTGAAGCCAATATTAAAATTGCAAAAGCGGGTTATTATCCTTCTCTTGCCTTACTTGGAGGTTATACTGCCTTAGATCTTAAAGATTTTATTACGGTGAAATATGCAATGAATTTTGGAGTTGGTTTATCTTATGATTTATCCGGAATCTACAAAAACAATGCACATGTTAAAGAAGCTGAGAGCAGAGCTTTAGAAGTAAAAAATACAGAAGCTATCATGACAGATCGTATTAAAATTGAAGTTCAGAAATCTATTGAAGATTATGACTTGGCGATCAATCAAAGTGTAGTTTATGATGAAGCACTTCAGCAAGCATCCGAAAATTACAGACTTGTAAAAGATAAATTCGACAACGGCCTATCAGATACTAATGATTTGGTTGAGGCTGATGTTGAGCACTTAAGCGCTAAAATCAACACTGCATTATCAAAAGCGACTATAATTCAAAAATATTACGAATTATTATCAGTATCAGGACAATTATCACAATCATTCAATCTTTCTAAAATATAA
- a CDS encoding TetR/AcrR family transcriptional regulator: protein MSNIELNDKKIQILEVAEKLFSDKGFEGTSIRDISKHAKINIAMVSYYFGSKERLLEALILYKTSDLKLQLENLLQENLEPIEKVNKLIEIYINRISCNKGIFRVLHFELNSEKREKSMIAFTELKKGNLKSVESIIAQGQSKGVFRKDVIIPLLTPTIIGTFFHFHMNKSFFVELLNLKTEEMYNNYIKTSLTKHIQQTIKALLVYEN, encoded by the coding sequence ATGTCGAACATCGAATTAAACGATAAAAAAATTCAGATTCTGGAGGTTGCTGAAAAGCTATTTTCAGACAAAGGATTTGAGGGTACATCGATACGGGATATCTCAAAACATGCAAAAATTAATATTGCAATGGTCTCGTATTATTTTGGTTCAAAAGAAAGACTACTGGAAGCTTTAATTCTTTACAAAACTTCTGATTTAAAATTACAACTCGAAAATTTATTACAGGAAAATCTGGAACCGATTGAAAAAGTCAATAAATTAATCGAAATTTACATTAACAGAATCAGTTGTAACAAAGGGATTTTCAGAGTTTTACACTTTGAACTTAATTCAGAAAAGAGAGAAAAAAGCATGATTGCCTTTACCGAATTAAAAAAAGGAAATCTTAAATCTGTAGAAAGCATTATAGCTCAAGGCCAGTCAAAAGGCGTGTTCAGAAAAGATGTTATAATTCCGCTTCTCACACCGACCATAATCGGAACCTTTTTTCACTTTCACATGAATAAATCTTTTTTTGTGGAACTACTGAATTTAAAAACCGAAGAAATGTATAATAATTACATTAAAACCAGTCTTACAAAGCACATTCAACAAACTATAAAAGCGCTACTTGTTTATGAAAATTAA
- the trpA gene encoding tryptophan synthase subunit alpha has translation MNRITQKLQEDKKILSIYFSAGYPNLNDTVQIIQDLEKNGVDLIEIGLPFSDPLADGPTIQASSTTALHNGMTTQILFDQLKNIRESVKIPLIIMGYFNPMLQYGVEAFCKKCAEIGIDGLIVPDLPVDVYADEYKAIFEKYGLINVFLITPQTSDERIRFIDSVSNGFIYMVSSASVTGSQSGFGNIQESYFERIGNMNLKNPQIVGFGISNKETFNQATKFAKGAIIGSAFIKHLSESGSGKISEFVGEIR, from the coding sequence ATGAACAGAATAACTCAAAAATTACAAGAAGATAAAAAGATACTTTCTATTTATTTTTCAGCAGGATATCCTAACTTAAACGATACGGTTCAGATTATTCAGGATCTAGAAAAAAATGGCGTTGACTTAATCGAAATTGGTTTGCCTTTCAGTGATCCTTTGGCAGATGGGCCAACGATTCAGGCGAGTTCAACAACGGCTCTTCATAACGGAATGACAACTCAAATTCTTTTTGATCAGCTAAAGAACATCCGCGAAAGCGTAAAAATTCCATTGATTATTATGGGCTATTTTAATCCAATGTTACAGTATGGCGTTGAGGCATTTTGTAAAAAATGTGCTGAAATTGGTATCGACGGTTTAATAGTTCCGGATTTACCAGTTGATGTTTATGCAGATGAATACAAAGCTATTTTTGAAAAATACGGATTAATCAACGTATTCTTAATTACGCCACAAACTTCAGACGAACGAATTCGTTTCATCGACAGTGTTTCAAACGGATTCATTTATATGGTAAGTTCTGCAAGCGTTACGGGTTCTCAATCTGGTTTTGGAAATATTCAGGAAAGTTATTTCGAAAGAATCGGGAACATGAATTTGAAGAATCCACAAATTGTTGGTTTTGGAATTTCAAATAAAGAAACTTTTAATCAGGCTACAAAATTTGCAAAAGGTGCTATTATTGGAAGTGCTTTTATTAAACATTTGAGTGAAAGTGGAAGTGGAAAAATTTCTGAATTTGTTGGGGAGATTCGATAA
- a CDS encoding carbon-nitrogen hydrolase family protein, with product MILAAAQTKPTRGDIEANLVDHYRLIELAVQNGAQLIAFPEMSITGYEREHAQKLAFKKDDSRLDHLKKMASENNITIIAGAPIQIESELFIGEFVISPDNSVSIYTKQFLHEGEDEFFQSSFNYNPMITIENKKISFAICADIDNPLHPENACKRATDIYIASIFFTPNGIPNAYRDLQSYAEKHKMNVLMSNFSGESWGYPSAGQSAFWNTKGELVGQINNTDSGLLLVENKNDNWTSKVVKI from the coding sequence ATGATTCTAGCAGCAGCACAAACAAAACCAACCCGAGGAGATATTGAAGCTAATTTAGTAGATCATTATCGTCTTATTGAATTGGCTGTGCAAAACGGAGCACAATTAATCGCATTTCCTGAAATGTCTATTACAGGTTATGAAAGAGAGCATGCTCAAAAATTAGCTTTCAAAAAAGACGATTCGCGACTGGATCATTTGAAAAAAATGGCTTCTGAAAATAATATTACCATTATTGCCGGTGCGCCAATTCAAATAGAATCTGAATTGTTTATTGGAGAATTTGTTATTTCTCCGGATAATTCGGTTTCCATTTATACAAAGCAATTTTTACACGAAGGCGAAGATGAGTTTTTTCAATCTTCATTTAATTATAATCCGATGATTACGATTGAAAACAAAAAAATTTCGTTTGCCATTTGTGCCGATATTGATAATCCATTACATCCGGAAAATGCCTGCAAAAGAGCAACTGATATTTATATCGCCAGTATTTTCTTTACACCAAACGGAATTCCGAATGCCTATAGAGATTTACAAAGTTATGCTGAGAAACATAAAATGAATGTTTTAATGTCTAATTTCAGTGGAGAATCATGGGGTTATCCTTCGGCCGGACAAAGTGCTTTTTGGAATACTAAAGGAGAATTGGTTGGACAAATAAACAATACAGATTCAGGACTTTTATTAGTGGAGAATAAAAATGATAATTGGACAAGTAAAGTTGTCAAGATTTAA
- a CDS encoding gamma-glutamylcyclotransferase family protein, producing MEKLFSYGTLRSKEIQRQVFNRILTGTPDQLLGHKLKSLQIEEEFGMADYVVVIPSSDSSDIIHGVVFDVSTADLAKVDLFESNAYKRVEVSLNSGTVAWIYMEN from the coding sequence ATGGAAAAGTTATTCTCTTACGGAACATTACGATCGAAAGAAATTCAAAGGCAGGTTTTTAATAGAATCTTAACCGGAACTCCAGACCAGCTTTTAGGACATAAACTAAAAAGCCTGCAAATAGAAGAAGAATTTGGAATGGCGGACTATGTTGTAGTAATACCAAGCTCAGATTCATCAGACATCATACATGGTGTAGTCTTTGATGTTTCAACAGCAGATTTAGCTAAAGTAGATTTATTTGAATCTAATGCTTATAAAAGAGTTGAGGTTAGCCTGAATTCGGGAACAGTTGCCTGGATTTATATGGAAAATTAA
- the trpB gene encoding tryptophan synthase subunit beta translates to MNFNVNEKGYYGEFGGAYIPEMLYPNVEELRQNYLKITSEPDFKAEFDQLLKDYVGRPSPLYFAKRLSEKYNTKVYLKREDLNHTGAHKVNNTIGQILVAKRLGKKRIIAETGAGQHGVATATVCALMGLECIVYMGEIDIARQAPNVARMKMLGAEVRPALSGSRTLKDATNEAIRDWINNPVDTHYIIGSAIGPHPYPDMVTRFQSVISEEIKWQLKEKEGRENPDYVVACIGGGSNAAGTYYHFLHEPEVGIIAVEAAGKGVDSGHSAATSKLGKVGVIHGCKTLLMQTPDGQITEPYSISAGLDYPGVGPMHAHLAQTGRGEFFSVTDDDAMNAGLQLTKLEGIIPAIESAHAFAVLDQKKFKPTDIVVISLSGRGDKDLDNYIDYFKL, encoded by the coding sequence ATGAACTTTAACGTCAACGAAAAAGGATATTACGGAGAATTTGGAGGAGCTTATATTCCCGAAATGCTGTATCCGAATGTAGAAGAATTACGTCAGAATTATTTAAAAATCACAAGCGAGCCTGATTTTAAGGCAGAATTCGACCAATTGCTGAAAGATTACGTTGGGCGCCCTAGTCCGCTTTATTTTGCCAAGCGTTTATCTGAAAAATACAATACTAAAGTCTATCTAAAAAGAGAAGATTTAAATCATACCGGAGCACACAAAGTCAATAATACGATTGGACAAATATTAGTAGCAAAACGTTTAGGAAAAAAACGAATTATTGCAGAAACCGGTGCTGGTCAGCACGGTGTTGCAACTGCTACAGTTTGTGCTTTAATGGGCTTGGAATGTATCGTTTATATGGGCGAAATCGACATTGCGCGTCAGGCACCAAACGTGGCTCGTATGAAAATGTTAGGAGCTGAGGTTCGTCCGGCACTTTCAGGCTCAAGAACGTTGAAAGATGCAACAAACGAAGCGATTAGAGATTGGATCAACAATCCGGTTGACACCCATTATATTATTGGATCGGCTATTGGCCCGCATCCTTATCCGGATATGGTGACGCGTTTTCAAAGTGTTATTTCAGAAGAAATCAAATGGCAGTTAAAAGAAAAAGAAGGCCGTGAAAATCCTGATTATGTTGTTGCTTGTATCGGTGGGGGAAGTAACGCAGCCGGAACTTATTACCACTTTTTGCATGAACCGGAAGTTGGAATTATTGCCGTTGAAGCTGCCGGAAAAGGTGTTGACAGCGGTCATAGCGCCGCAACAAGCAAATTAGGAAAAGTAGGCGTTATACACGGCTGTAAAACCCTTTTAATGCAAACGCCAGACGGACAAATTACAGAACCATATTCGATTTCTGCAGGTTTAGATTATCCTGGTGTTGGCCCAATGCACGCACATTTGGCACAAACCGGGCGTGGTGAGTTTTTCTCTGTTACTGATGACGATGCGATGAACGCAGGTTTACAACTAACAAAATTAGAAGGAATTATTCCGGCGATCGAGAGCGCTCATGCATTTGCTGTATTAGATCAAAAGAAATTTAAGCCAACTGATATTGTGGTTATAAGTCTTTCAGGACGTGGCGATAAAGATTTAGACAATTATATTGATTATTTTAAGTTGTAA
- a CDS encoding phosphoribosylanthranilate isomerase: MKLKICGMKYPENILEVGALLPDYMGFIFWEKSARYFNGEIPELIETIKKTGVFVNQPQEEILDKVQKYNLQAVQLHGDESVEFLSELKKQLPKKIEIIKAFSADNDFDFEILKPYESVCDYFLFDTKGKLPGGNGTTFDWTILKKYKSDKPFFLSGGIGINELKAIEEISKTNLPIYAIDVNSKFEIEPGLKNKNLFSNFKRKFDVANF, translated from the coding sequence ATGAAACTCAAAATATGCGGAATGAAATATCCTGAAAATATACTCGAAGTAGGTGCACTCCTACCCGATTATATGGGATTTATTTTCTGGGAGAAATCCGCTCGATATTTTAACGGAGAAATTCCGGAACTGATAGAAACGATCAAAAAAACAGGTGTTTTTGTAAATCAGCCTCAGGAAGAAATCCTGGATAAAGTTCAAAAATACAATTTACAAGCCGTTCAGCTTCATGGAGATGAATCTGTCGAATTTTTATCAGAATTAAAAAAACAATTGCCAAAGAAAATCGAAATCATAAAAGCATTTTCTGCAGATAATGACTTTGATTTTGAGATTTTAAAACCTTATGAAAGTGTCTGCGATTACTTTTTATTTGATACAAAAGGAAAATTACCAGGTGGCAACGGAACCACATTTGACTGGACCATATTAAAGAAATACAAATCTGATAAGCCTTTCTTTTTGAGTGGTGGAATCGGAATTAACGAATTAAAAGCTATCGAAGAAATTTCAAAAACCAATTTACCTATTTATGCTATCGATGTAAATAGTAAATTTGAAATCGAACCGGGGCTGAAAAACAAAAATCTATTTAGCAATTTCAAACGAAAATTTGATGTTGCCAACTTTTAA
- the trpC gene encoding indole-3-glycerol phosphate synthase TrpC, translating into MNILDKIIFDKQREVVLKKSIIPVSQLENSVFFGRETISLSQKLRTSSTGIIAEHKRRSPSKSVINHNFTVEEVVKGYENAGACGISVLTDGKYFGGSLDDLLLARASVNIPLLRKEFIVDEYQILEAKAFGADLILLIAAVLTREEIKSLSEFAKKLGLEVLLEVHNQEELEKSIMPTLDMIGVNNRNLKTFEVSLDFSKQLASQIPNDFVKVSESGISSIEAISELRPYGYTGFLIGENFMKTDNAGQAAIDFISQL; encoded by the coding sequence ATGAATATTTTAGATAAAATAATCTTCGATAAACAACGAGAAGTCGTTCTTAAAAAATCAATCATTCCGGTTTCACAATTGGAAAATTCAGTGTTTTTTGGAAGAGAAACGATTTCTTTGAGTCAAAAATTAAGAACAAGTTCAACAGGAATTATTGCGGAGCACAAACGTCGTTCACCTTCAAAATCAGTTATCAATCATAATTTTACGGTTGAAGAAGTGGTCAAAGGATATGAAAACGCTGGCGCTTGCGGAATTTCGGTTTTAACCGATGGAAAATACTTTGGAGGTTCATTAGACGATTTACTTTTGGCAAGAGCGAGTGTTAATATTCCGCTGTTGCGAAAAGAATTCATTGTTGATGAATATCAAATCCTGGAAGCCAAAGCTTTTGGAGCGGATTTGATTTTATTGATTGCTGCGGTTTTAACTCGTGAAGAAATCAAATCATTATCTGAATTTGCAAAGAAACTAGGTTTGGAAGTTCTATTAGAAGTTCACAATCAGGAAGAATTAGAAAAATCAATTATGCCGACTTTAGACATGATTGGCGTAAACAACAGAAACCTGAAAACATTCGAAGTAAGTCTGGATTTCAGTAAACAACTGGCATCGCAAATTCCGAATGATTTTGTAAAAGTCTCAGAAAGCGGAATCTCATCCATTGAAGCCATTTCAGAATTGAGACCTTACGGTTACACTGGTTTCTTAATTGGAGAAAACTTCATGAAAACTGATAACGCCGGACAAGCAGCTATTGACTTTATAAGCCAACTGTAG
- the trpD gene encoding anthranilate phosphoribosyltransferase, whose translation MKNILNKLINHEVLSKEEAKDVLINISSGNYNPSQISAFLTVFMMRSITIDELSGFREALLELCIRVDLSAYNTIDLCGTGGDGKDTFNISTLASFISAGAGIKVAKHGNYGVSSISGSSNVMEKMGIKFSNNPSFLEKCIDKAGICVLHAPLFHPAMKNVGPIRKELAVKTFFNMLGPMVNPSFPQNQLVGVFNLELARMYAYLYQNTDINFTILHSLDGYDEISLTGPTKMITSHMEGMLKPEDFGVRLLSQTEIEGGKTIEESAEMFTNIISGKGTEAQNNVVCANAAMAIATVTKCSPLEGFELAKESLFSGKGLQALKTLQELSK comes from the coding sequence ATGAAAAATATATTAAATAAATTAATCAACCACGAAGTGCTTTCAAAAGAAGAAGCCAAAGACGTATTGATTAATATCTCAAGCGGAAATTATAATCCAAGTCAGATTTCGGCATTTTTGACCGTATTTATGATGCGCAGTATTACTATTGATGAGCTTTCCGGTTTTCGTGAAGCTTTATTGGAATTATGTATTCGTGTTGATTTATCAGCTTACAACACCATCGATTTATGCGGAACGGGTGGTGATGGAAAAGACACGTTTAACATCTCAACTTTAGCATCCTTTATTTCAGCCGGAGCGGGAATAAAAGTAGCAAAACATGGAAATTACGGGGTTTCATCTATTTCAGGATCAAGCAACGTGATGGAAAAAATGGGAATTAAATTCAGCAACAATCCTTCATTTTTAGAAAAATGCATTGACAAAGCCGGAATTTGCGTTTTACATGCTCCTCTATTTCACCCGGCAATGAAAAATGTTGGGCCAATCAGAAAAGAGTTGGCGGTAAAAACGTTCTTTAATATGTTGGGACCAATGGTAAATCCGTCGTTTCCACAAAATCAATTGGTTGGAGTATTCAATCTTGAATTGGCTAGAATGTATGCTTATTTATATCAAAATACCGATATCAATTTTACAATTTTGCATTCGCTTGACGGATATGACGAAATTTCCTTAACAGGTCCAACCAAAATGATAACATCACATATGGAAGGCATGTTGAAACCGGAAGATTTTGGTGTTCGTCTTTTATCCCAAACCGAAATCGAAGGCGGAAAAACAATCGAAGAATCGGCAGAAATGTTCACTAACATTATTTCAGGAAAAGGAACAGAAGCACAGAATAATGTAGTTTGTGCGAATGCTGCAATGGCAATTGCAACAGTTACAAAATGTTCTCCGTTGGAAGGATTTGAATTAGCGAAAGAAAGTCTTTTCTCTGGAAAAGGACTTCAAGCATTAAAAACATTACAAGAATTAAGCAAATAA
- a CDS encoding GNAT family N-acetyltransferase, whose product MEIKISDTKEINIEDILILYKANEWSSANKPNELYNALLNSETLITAWEGKKLVGLGNAISDGFLTVYYPHLLVLPEYQGKGIGKLIMDKMQEKYSHFHMQMLTADGRSVDFYKKNGFERAGKTEPMWIYQGNEH is encoded by the coding sequence ATGGAAATAAAAATTTCAGATACAAAAGAAATCAACATTGAAGATATTTTGATTTTATATAAAGCCAATGAATGGAGTTCAGCAAATAAACCAAATGAATTATATAATGCTCTTTTAAATTCGGAGACCTTAATAACAGCTTGGGAAGGAAAAAAATTAGTCGGACTTGGAAATGCGATTTCTGATGGATTTTTAACCGTTTATTATCCGCATTTATTGGTACTTCCGGAGTATCAGGGAAAAGGAATCGGAAAATTGATCATGGATAAAATGCAGGAGAAATACAGTCATTTTCACATGCAAATGTTAACTGCCGATGGAAGATCTGTTGATTTTTATAAAAAAAACGGATTTGAAAGAGCCGGAAAAACAGAACCGATGTGGATTTATCAGGGAAATGAACATTAA
- a CDS encoding aminodeoxychorismate/anthranilate synthase component II — MKKILVIDNYDSFTYNLVHYLEDLNCEVTVYRNDEFDIDEIATFDKILLSPGPGIPDEAGLLKQVIQKYGPTKSILGVCLGQQAIGEVFGGTLSNLDKVYHGVATNVKTVVSDEILFEGLGDEFEVGRYHSWVVDANLPDVLEATSIDENGQIMSLRHKTFDVRGVQFHPESVLTPKGKMILENWIKS, encoded by the coding sequence ATGAAAAAAATATTAGTTATAGACAATTACGATAGTTTCACTTATAATTTAGTGCACTATCTGGAAGATTTAAACTGCGAAGTTACCGTTTACAGAAACGATGAATTTGATATTGACGAAATCGCAACTTTCGATAAGATATTACTTTCTCCCGGACCTGGAATTCCGGATGAAGCAGGATTATTAAAACAAGTAATTCAGAAATACGGACCAACGAAAAGCATTTTAGGTGTTTGTTTGGGACAGCAAGCGATTGGGGAAGTTTTTGGCGGAACGCTTTCGAACCTTGATAAGGTATATCACGGTGTGGCAACCAATGTAAAAACGGTTGTTTCTGATGAAATTTTATTTGAAGGTTTAGGAGATGAATTTGAAGTGGGAAGATACCATTCATGGGTTGTTGATGCTAACCTCCCAGACGTGTTAGAAGCAACTTCAATAGATGAAAACGGTCAAATTATGTCACTAAGACACAAAACCTTTGATGTTAGAGGTGTTCAGTTTCATCCCGAAAGTGTATTGACTCCAAAAGGAAAAATGATTTTAGAGAACTGGATAAAAAGTTAG